One part of the Gossypium raimondii isolate GPD5lz chromosome 1, ASM2569854v1, whole genome shotgun sequence genome encodes these proteins:
- the LOC105786955 gene encoding uncharacterized protein LOC105786955 — protein sequence MDWLRKHRVILDSDTKWVALRTSSGNEIVMAGKHRNYLTNVIFALPESGKGYVVYSDASHSILGCVLMQDRKVVVYASIQLKPHECNYPTHDLELDAMVFTLKIWRHHLYGDKCIIYIDHKGLKYVLTQKELNLRQRHWIELLKGYDCIIGYHLSKANVVTKALSRNSMSELRVMFSKFNLFDNSGLLSKFQVQPTLIEKIKLKHISRLSLEPHVKLVKGGKTSNYTYNSEGVLCYHGRFCLPSDPKLRQSILWEAHNNPYVMHPCGSKMYRNLREQYWWLGLKCDVTDVARCLTCKKSRLNINFLWVFFSLFKFLIGNGIMNFVSGLPLMSSKKDSI from the exons ATGGACTGGTTGAGGAAGCATCGTGTCATCCTTGATAGTGACACTAAATGGGTTGCCCTGAGGACTTCTTCTGGGAATGAAATAGTCATGGCCGGGAAGCATCGGAATTATCTTACTAATGTGATTTTTGCCTTG CCAGAATCTGGTAAGGGCTATGTTGTCTATAGTGATGCCTCTCATTCTATTCTTGgttgtgtgttgatgcaagataGGAAAGTTGTGGTCTATGCTTCGATACAACTCAAGCCACATGAGTGCAATTATCCAACACATGATCTGGAGTTAGATGCTATGGTTTTCACTCTTAAGATATGGAGGCACCATCTTTATGGGGATAAATGTATCATCTATATAGATCATAAGGGTCTTAAGTATGTCCTCACCCAGAAGGAGTTGAACTTAAGACAAAGGCATTGGATCGAACTTCTGAAAGGCTATGACTGTATCATCGGGTACCATTTGAGTAAGGCTAATGTTGTGACGAAGGCATTGAGTAGGAACTCCATGTCGGAATTGAGGGTaatgttttctaaatttaatttgtttgataACAGTGGTTTGCTTTCGAAATTTCAAGTGCAACCAACTCTGATTGAGAAGATTAAACTGAAACACATTTCACGTTTGTCCTTAGAGCCTCATGTGAAACTCGTTAAGGGGGGTAAGACTTCAAATTATACTTATAATTCTGAAGGAGTTTTATGTTATCATGGAAGATTCTGTCTACCTTCTGATCCTAAGTTGAGGCAGTCCATACTTTGGGAAGCACATAACAACCCCTACGTTATGCATCCTTGTGGTAGTAAGATGTATCGGAATCTTCGTGAGCAGTATTGGTGGTTGGGACTAAAATGTGATGTAACAGATGTGGCAAGATGCTTGACGTGCAAAAAGTCAAGGCTAAACATCAATTTCCTTTGGGTTTTCTTTAGCCTATTCAAGTTCCTTATTGGAAATGGCATCATGAATTTTGTTAGTGGGCTACCGTTGATGTCATCTAAGAAAGACTCTATATGA